The sequence below is a genomic window from Sulfitobacter sp. DSM 110093.
CAACTGATCCTACAGATACAACAGATCCGACCGATCCGACGGACACAACCGATCCGACGGACACAACCGACCCGACGGACACAACCGACCCGACAGACACAACTGATCCAACCGATCCGACGGACCCCACTGAGCCTACGGATGAGGCGGACACTGGATTGCTTGATCCCGTGCTTGGGGATGAAGGCGTGCTGGGTGGTCTCACCGGGAACGATGGGCTGTTGGGAGACCTGACCGGGTCCGATGGCTTGCTGGGAGATTTGGTTGGCAACGACGGGCTTTTGAGCCCCGTTACCGGAGAGGATGGCCTGGTTGGCACCCTAACGGGCAGCGGCCTTTTGGGCAGCAGTGACGGGTCTGGTAGTTTGACTGGAGGACTTGTGTCTGATGACGGTCTTTTGGGCGGCGTCCTTGGCGGGACCGGGCTGACCGATGGTTTGCTGGGCGAAGGTGGCGCAGTGGACGGTATCGTTGAAACCGTAGAAGGCGTTCTTGATGGCGTTATCGGTGATGGCGGTATTCTTGGCGGCCTGCTCGGCGGTGAAGGTGGCGTGCTAGATGGTGTCCTTGGTGACGAGGGTGTTGTTGGCGGCTTGCTTGGCGGCGAAGGGGACCTTCTTGGAGGTCTGCTCGGCGGCGAGGGTGGCGTGCTAGACGGTGTTCTTGGTGACGAGGGTGTTGTTGGCGGCTTGCTCGGCGGCGAAGGGGATCTTCTTGGAGGTCTGCTTGGCGGCGAGGGTGGCGTGCTAGACGGTGTTCTTGGTGACGAGGGTGTTGTTGGCGGCTTGCTCGGCGGTGAGGGTGGCGTGCTAGACGGTGTTCTTGGTGACGAGGGCCTCGTTGGTGGCTTGCTCGGCGGTGAAGGTGGCGTTCTTGGCGGCCTTCTCGGCGGGGACGGCGGACCAGCTGATGTCGTCTCTGGTACGGTTGAGGACCTGTTGGCCACCGTGGGGGCTGAGGATGGTTTGCTTGATCCGGTGATCGCGGACGGCGGTCTGCTTGGCGACCTGACGGGGAACGAAGGCCTACTGGGTGACGTGACCGGGTCCGAGGGCTTGGCCGGTGATCTTGTTGGAGATATGGGCCTGCTGGCTGATGTAACCGGCGAGGACGGATTGCTGGGTGATCTCACCGGTGTCGGCCTGCTGGGAGCGGGTAGTGATGGGGGTCTGCTTGGCAATCTAGGCGGCGATCTGCTGGATGGTCTCGGTGGTGACGGCATGCTCCTGAGCCTCTCGGCTTCGGTGGATGGCGCGTAAACAGACTGTTTCTAACTTCTCGCACTTACCAAAAGCCCCGCTGAAAGGCGGGGCTTTTCCCTTAATTTCAAGGCGCTCAGCGATTTCATACCGGGGGCGGGATCTGAGATGAGGGTGGCAAAGCCCCCCCCATTCAGGATTGACAACCAGAGTAACGCCTGTTTCTCATATACTTAAGTTATTTATACATACTTTAGAAGTACGCCTCTCCCAAGGCGGCCCCCATGAGGAGTTTGCACATGGCAGATCGAACCATCCAAGCCGGTTCTGAAATTGGCATCAAGATTGACGTTAACCGTTCCGACATTGAGCGCTACGCCAGACAGGGGGATGACTTGTTCATTACCCTTGCGAACGGGGATGTGATCACAGTCAATGATTTTTACATTCCAGCAGCGGACGGTTCTTTGCATAGTTTGGTTCTGGCCGACGGGACCGAGAGCGGGGTCGAAGGTGATCCTCTTGTCGGTGGTAGCGGTGAGATGTCTAATGAGGGTTTGATCGCGGCGGCGGCAGGTGGCTTAGGTCTAATTGGTGCCGCGGCCAGCAGTAGCGGTGGGGGAGACGACGATCCTACGGACCCGACCGATCCGACTGATCCTACGGACCCAACCGATCCGACTGATCCCACGGACCCGACCGATCCGACTGATCCCACGGACCCAACCGATCCAACTGATCCTACGGACCCGACCGATCCGACTGATCCTACGGACCCAACCGATCCGACTGATCCTACGGACCCGACCGATCCGACTGATCCTACGGACCCAACCGATCCGACTGATCCCACGGACCCGACCGATCCGACTGATCCTACGGACCCAACCGATCCAACTGATCCTACGGACCCGACCGATCCCACGGATCCGACCGATCCGACTGATCCTACGGACTCGAGTGATCAAGGCCTCCTTGATCCGGTGATCTCTGACGATGGCCTCCTCGGTGATCTGACAGGGAACTCTGGGGTTCTGGGAGACATCACGGGCTCTGAGGGATTGCTTGGCGATCTGATCGGCGAGGGTTCCCCGCTTGGTGCCGTGGGAGATGACCTTCTAGGCCAGCCGTTGTTGGGAGATGGCGTTGCTGATGACAGCGTAGGCATTCTCGACGGGGTCCTCGCGGATGGGGGACTGTTGGGTGATCTCACCGGTAATTCGGGTGTGCTCGGTGAGGTGACAGGCTCTGATGGCTTGCTTGGTGACCTAGTCGGTGACGAGGGGGTTCTGTCAGACATCACTGGTTCCGGAGGGCTTGTTGGCGATCTTACCAACACAGGTACGCTTGGCGGAGGTACGGTCGAAGGAGGCGCTGATGATCTGCTGGGTGGCCTGTTGGGAGATGGCGTTCCTACGGTCCCGGCCGACCCAGCTGAGCCCACAGACCTGAATAATCAAGGCTTCCTCGACCCGGTGATCTCTGACGACGGACTTCTGGGCGATTTGACAGGAAACTCTGGGGTTCTGGGAGACATCACGGGCTCTGAGGGTCTGCTAGGCGATCTGATTGGCGAGGGCACCCCGGCGAGCACTGTGGGGGATGCTCTTTTGGGACAACCTCTCCTCGGAGATGGCGTCCCAGATGATCGCATTGGCTTGGTTGATGGGGTTATCTCTGATGGTGGCCTGCTAGGCGATCTCACCGGCAATTCGGGTGTATTAGGTGACGTAACGGGCTCTGATGGCCTGCTTGGTGACCTCGTTGGCAACGAGGGGGTTCTGTCAGACATTACCGGCTCTGGTGGGATTGTCGGCGACCTTACCAGCACTGGTACTCTTGGCGAGGGTACGTCCGCAGGAGAGGGCGGTGCCGACGATCCTCTGGGTGGACTTTTGGGTGGCGTGCTTGGCGGTCTAACTGGGGAGGAGGGCCCACTGGGTGATGTCCTTGACGGCCTGACCGGAGAAGATGGTCCGCTGGGTGACGTGCTCGGTGGTCTGACCGGAGAAGATAGCGGCTCTGGCGGTCTCGCTGGCGGATTGCTCGGCGGCGATAACCCGCTCGGCGAGACGCTTAACGAAGTCACCGATCTGCTGGGAGGGCTGACCGACGACGGCCTAGGCAGCATCTAACCGTCCCGGTTGATTTGAGAAAATATGTTGACCCCTCCGGCAGCTTTCCCGCTACCGGAGGGGTCAACGTTAACTAAGGAACTGGAGTTGCATGGCCAAGCAACGCGCCTGTTTCCACCTCTACTTTCGCTTAACCGAAACGGACGGCAGCGTGATATTCTTAGCCCACACCTTATGTGTTCGATGCCTTGCCTATCCCGATAGCGGCGACGGAAACTGAGAATGGGGGCTGCGGGAGGAAAAGGGCCAGTCGAACGATCAGGCAGCAAGCTATCCGCCGTCGGCGCGCGTTTCTTTCAGGTCCCGAGGAACGTCGCGCTCATTGGTCTGCTTTATGCGATCATTACCGCGACCGTCGTGTATTTGCTGGGAGGAGGCCGCTGGACCATACTGTTGGCGTTTTTGGTCGGAGGGGGCTGCGCGGGGAAGATTGCGGCCTTGGTCCGCGCCGATATCCTGCATGATCTCCATCCTCCTGACAGGTTGCCAGAACCTTTATCTCGAAAGAATGGCTCGGCCTCACCGTATAAACCGGAGAAGGCCGAGTTGGATGAAGCGCTTCTTTCTCCGTCAGGAGATCAACGAGCAGATGATACAGCTGACGTATGAGAGGTCGAGGCATTGTTCTTAGAGATCTGACGGCCAGCCGTCCGATCGATCGCTCTGTTGAAAGTGTTGCGTACCCGCTGCGTTCGATTGGCATTCGGTCGGACGGGCCGGCCGATCGAAAGAGTGATCGGTGCGTGGTTCGCGTCTTCCCCCCAGGGCCCCATGATCTGAAGTTCGGCTAAGACTAACTCTTCTATTTGCGGCCAGCCTGGTAGGCTGTCGCCGGTGACGATACATAATATCGTACCGCCGCCGAAATGCGCCATAAGAAGCTGCGGGCAGTCCACAACCCGGCTGATTGCGCCTGATACATTGGCGATGGCCATGGCGTATTCGCGGCTGCTGCCGCGAGAATATAAGGTCGCGATGTCCTCGATTTGCGCGCAGAAGACATGGCAGATGTTCAAGTGCTTGCGAGAAAGCTGCGAGAGATAATTTCCCAGCGAAAAGGGCGGGACCAATTGGGGCACGCCAAGAACGTGAACCGGGTCCTCTAAAGCGAAGTCGTGTTGCCCCTCGTGGCCGCCTGTCAACATCAATTTGGGGTCGAGCCGCAGCGCCACTTCTGAACTGTCTAGGAGGCGCTGGATCACGCGCAGGCGCCGTTCAACTTCTCGGACTTCGAAGGGTTTGACAATGTAGTCGTTGGCTCCGGCCGCGAACGCCTGCTCGATTGATATTGCGTCGGATTTGAGTGTCAGCATGATGATCGGCGTTGTGCGATAGCTCGAGATCGCCCGAATTTTGCGACACAACGTTATCCCGTCCATGAAGGGCATCACAATGTCCAGCAGG
It includes:
- a CDS encoding BapA prefix-like domain-containing protein is translated as MAITELQAGGLANVKIDAAKGDISRYVKSGDNLVVELRDGGKIVVSDFYEAAAGGVPHKLMLADGTFSGVEGTFDDTEEVAGLGGNMEQIGAGLGALTTASLAFADDSDDEADPADPTDTTDPTDTTDPTDTTDPTDPTDTTDPTDTTDPTDTTDPTDTTDPTDPTDPTEPTDEADTGLLDPVLGDEGVLGGLTGNDGLLGDLTGSDGLLGDLVGNDGLLSPVTGEDGLVGTLTGSGLLGSSDGSGSLTGGLVSDDGLLGGVLGGTGLTDGLLGEGGAVDGIVETVEGVLDGVIGDGGILGGLLGGEGGVLDGVLGDEGVVGGLLGGEGDLLGGLLGGEGGVLDGVLGDEGVVGGLLGGEGDLLGGLLGGEGGVLDGVLGDEGVVGGLLGGEGGVLDGVLGDEGLVGGLLGGEGGVLGGLLGGDGGPADVVSGTVEDLLATVGAEDGLLDPVIADGGLLGDLTGNEGLLGDVTGSEGLAGDLVGDMGLLADVTGEDGLLGDLTGVGLLGAGSDGGLLGNLGGDLLDGLGGDGMLLSLSASVDGA
- a CDS encoding BapA prefix-like domain-containing protein, which produces MADRTIQAGSEIGIKIDVNRSDIERYARQGDDLFITLANGDVITVNDFYIPAADGSLHSLVLADGTESGVEGDPLVGGSGEMSNEGLIAAAAGGLGLIGAAASSSGGGDDDPTDPTDPTDPTDPTDPTDPTDPTDPTDPTDPTDPTDPTDPTDPTDPTDPTDPTDPTDPTDPTDPTDPTDPTDPTDPTDPTDPTDPTDPTDPTDPTDPTDPTDPTDPTDSSDQGLLDPVISDDGLLGDLTGNSGVLGDITGSEGLLGDLIGEGSPLGAVGDDLLGQPLLGDGVADDSVGILDGVLADGGLLGDLTGNSGVLGEVTGSDGLLGDLVGDEGVLSDITGSGGLVGDLTNTGTLGGGTVEGGADDLLGGLLGDGVPTVPADPAEPTDLNNQGFLDPVISDDGLLGDLTGNSGVLGDITGSEGLLGDLIGEGTPASTVGDALLGQPLLGDGVPDDRIGLVDGVISDGGLLGDLTGNSGVLGDVTGSDGLLGDLVGNEGVLSDITGSGGIVGDLTSTGTLGEGTSAGEGGADDPLGGLLGGVLGGLTGEEGPLGDVLDGLTGEDGPLGDVLGGLTGEDSGSGGLAGGLLGGDNPLGETLNEVTDLLGGLTDDGLGSI
- a CDS encoding response regulator — its product is MKILAVDDNPFILEFLPAILQGTDFANVTVAASGKEALAIIEASAQPFDCLLLDIVMPFMDGITLCRKIRAISSYRTTPIIMLTLKSDAISIEQAFAAGANDYIVKPFEVREVERRLRVIQRLLDSSEVALRLDPKLMLTGGHEGQHDFALEDPVHVLGVPQLVPPFSLGNYLSQLSRKHLNICHVFCAQIEDIATLYSRGSSREYAMAIANVSGAISRVVDCPQLLMAHFGGGTILCIVTGDSLPGWPQIEELVLAELQIMGPWGEDANHAPITLSIGRPVRPNANRTQRVRNTFNRAIDRTAGRQISKNNASTSHTSAVSSAR